A portion of the Deltaproteobacteria bacterium genome contains these proteins:
- a CDS encoding SAM-dependent DNA methyltransferase: protein MISIQELESHLWGAADILRGSIDSADYKHYIFGLLFYKRLCDVWEEEYEDRLKKYKDEEVARDPDEHRFHVPVGSFWSDIRKKSKNIGEALNIAFRAIEDHNKRLNGIFQDVDFNNKERFPDAVLQRLLQHFDKYRLRNAVCRKASEKIIRILAATFFASSQRHEYSRASL from the coding sequence ATGATCAGTATCCAGGAACTAGAGTCCCATCTTTGGGGTGCCGCCGACATTCTGCGTGGCAGCATCGATAGCGCGGACTACAAGCATTACATATTTGGCCTGCTCTTCTATAAGCGACTTTGCGACGTATGGGAGGAGGAGTACGAGGACCGCCTTAAGAAATATAAGGACGAAGAGGTCGCACGGGATCCGGATGAACATCGATTTCACGTCCCAGTTGGATCGTTCTGGAGCGATATCCGTAAAAAATCAAAGAACATCGGAGAAGCGCTTAACATCGCCTTCCGTGCCATAGAGGACCATAATAAGCGGCTAAACGGTATCTTTCAGGACGTCGACTTCAATAACAAGGAGCGCTTCCCGGACGCTGTTCTGCAAAGGCTGCTCCAGCACTTTGACAAATATCGGCTGCGCAATGCCGTCTGTAGGAAAGCAAGCGAAAAAATAATACGCATCCTTGCCGCTACGTTTTTTGCTAGCAGCCAACGCCACGAGTATTCACGAGCATCACTCTAG